In one window of Vibrio sp. JC009 DNA:
- a CDS encoding alpha-amylase, which translates to MRHKLSALVLATIPLVTLLSGCGGDENNTSSSSSNRLEVTAIDGYLRNAEIWLDVNGNNEKDIAEPSAISGEHGRAVLDISNVSGDISAYSLMVQTVAGQTIDEDNPDVPLAAGYLMSAPPGYKVITPLTTIVKLKMEEEGKTEAEAIEEVNQSIAQSQIDLSADYVASGNTLLANSARALVNLLPKNITEMEDSQKLEKLVHGAEVLGDEVRRQQSAGQEASLDNLVLSDNDDMPRLISDQDGDGIEDILDAFPDDRLESQDSDNDGIGNNSDEDDDNDGWSDADEVRLKTDALKSDSKPADLDSDHIADSEDDDRDGDNVANEKDLFPDNKAEWLDTDGDGTGDNADTDDDNDSVPDISDIFPYDPKESADTDGDGTGDNADTDDDNDGHLDAEDEFPLDKEKYSSKNDTDGDGVTDDIDAFPLDRFETKDNNKDGWGDFASSDDDGDGTPDSLDATPQGEGSAGVASASVNLAVDGASAHWLNLDQFVYNGADGATRNELWVGKANGELDFSDKSQFDFYALTYRNKVDDGRVPHLTGRDEYSIGLTAEEVKSLLKQRLYAVAVADNGEAVAATKVQTPFLIDSLFTVGDNDADEAKQGAWLEDGKAEFRLWAPTALKVELYLYDENKRPLDNAPLSMTEDAVSGIWSYTGDASLENSFYRYRVQAYHPATDRIEWMMTTDPYSVSLSTASRYSQLVDLNGEASKPEGWDSQTVTPQNKPEDNIIYELHIRDFSGSDTVGTKAYNGGYLAFTEKERDSVKQLQSLRDAGLSTIHLLPSYDISTIPEEAERRLDMTDDAAKLCNADTGIAPNAPLCDIAKTGIISDILNGMDPSSSKAQEVLADVRLRDGFNWGYDPYHYNAPEGSYASESDGLSRIKEYRSMVKSLHDMGFRVVQDVVFNHTSASGLYNNSVLDKVVPGYYYRRNPDNGYVERSTCCDNTASEHRMFEKFVANSLVMWAENYKIDGFRFDLMGHLMKSSMVKAYDAVKAVDEDSWIYGEGWDFGEVYKNARGINSSQWNMAGTGIGTYNDRMRDAVRGDHSDPMNTNPGYANAGYRFSGMEDKMNLIRLGMTGNLQSYLIPLAGNKGALSAGSAYMFGEHGAGYAADPQEAVNYVSKHDNQTLWDIIQYKASDNVSARDRARMQIIGLSTVMLGQGVPFLHMGSELLRSKSMERDSYDSGDWYNRVDFSKQSNNWNVGLPRQDKDGGNWNRIRQVIGNDNTAANAEDIIWTDARFKELLKIRSASELLRLGTSEEIKERLRFHAVWDNAKPGVIVMSIDDGVEAGADLDPNYEALIVAINANRNEQRIAIDNAERMELHPVQVAGHGDFLQYAKVVEGELKIPGMTAAVFVIPQKGNEQGTGMSQPQLYLRQLTDDWATSEPLTYKGSDKYEATLALTKGDSLTFKLASGDWTPAYGASSLTAGEGSIGWNTDSDDNLKITAAATGDYTFALDRAGATLTIQAPESAIPPYGSEQIYLRGSLTDWDEGSQMDFIGEGIYQSSVYLRAGAYNFKLASDDWSKVKLGYDELLQGVGELELLDANNDGQIQISVTQAGFYRFNLDASDTNNPVLTIISETSPDSELLTGDNNSGVMMQYFHWYNSEADNLWDRVADEASNLADKGITALWLPPAYKAMPEDDGSLGVGYATYDLYDLGEFPQKGDGPTRYGDKDQYLAAIDSAHNAGIKIYADVVLNHKFGADRTHDVPAVRVDWNDRYKENGDKTVAAWTEFDFPGRGDTYSDFKWTWYHFDGVDYDNNDKEKSIFRFRSTGKAWDSQVSGENGNYDFLMGADLDMEHPEVVEELKKWGSWYVNFANLDGFRLDAIKHIKQDFFNDWLDSVRRDTDKGLFTVGEYWQYDLGVLQDYLKGTGYRMSLFDAPLHLYFHHASIGNGNYDMGGLLNGTLMGNNPAHAVTLVENHDTQELQSLASPVKDWFKPLAYAFILLREEGYPNIFYADYYGAEYHDKGQTIKMASHKWIIDKLLDARKNYAYGVQRSYMDHRDIVGWTRQGDNAHPEGLAVLISDGPGGNKEMDMGTDNANECFIDVTGHHLTHDRVCTDAEGKGTFKVNGGSVSVWVGDNSESPAGNLDSLYFRGTPNQWGITPMTRVADYTWELEVEFSGEQDDDGEQRFRFTETTGWEKSVSDSNSDGVLEWETENNIFTDIVGRYLIRVNTQSMHYELIEK; encoded by the coding sequence ATGAGGCATAAGCTTTCTGCGCTGGTATTGGCAACAATACCACTTGTCACTTTATTGTCTGGGTGTGGGGGAGATGAAAATAATACAAGTAGTTCTTCATCAAACCGACTGGAAGTTACAGCAATTGACGGTTATTTGCGTAATGCTGAAATATGGTTGGATGTGAACGGGAATAACGAAAAAGATATTGCAGAGCCTTCTGCTATATCCGGGGAACACGGGCGTGCTGTATTGGATATTTCCAATGTGAGCGGCGATATTTCTGCGTATTCCCTAATGGTTCAAACTGTTGCCGGGCAGACAATCGATGAAGATAATCCGGATGTTCCATTAGCTGCGGGTTATTTAATGTCAGCTCCTCCCGGGTATAAGGTTATTACTCCTCTAACGACAATAGTAAAACTTAAAATGGAGGAAGAGGGTAAAACAGAGGCTGAGGCTATTGAAGAGGTTAATCAATCAATTGCCCAGAGCCAAATTGATCTATCTGCAGACTATGTGGCAAGCGGTAATACTTTGCTTGCTAATAGTGCCAGGGCATTGGTTAATCTATTGCCCAAAAACATTACGGAGATGGAAGATAGCCAGAAACTGGAAAAACTGGTTCACGGGGCTGAAGTGCTTGGGGATGAGGTTCGGCGCCAACAATCTGCAGGTCAGGAAGCATCGTTGGATAATCTCGTTTTATCCGATAATGATGATATGCCAAGGTTGATTAGTGATCAGGATGGAGATGGTATTGAAGACATACTTGATGCTTTTCCAGATGACAGGTTGGAAAGTCAGGACAGTGATAACGACGGAATTGGCAACAACAGTGATGAAGACGATGATAACGATGGCTGGTCGGATGCGGATGAGGTCCGTCTTAAGACAGATGCGCTGAAATCGGACTCTAAGCCCGCAGATTTAGATAGCGACCATATTGCCGATAGTGAAGATGATGATCGTGACGGCGACAATGTCGCCAACGAAAAAGATCTTTTTCCAGACAACAAGGCTGAATGGCTGGATACCGATGGAGACGGTACCGGTGATAACGCCGATACCGATGACGATAACGATAGCGTACCTGACATCTCAGATATCTTCCCGTACGATCCTAAGGAATCGGCTGATACTGATGGGGATGGTACTGGTGATAATGCGGATACGGATGATGATAACGATGGTCATCTCGATGCCGAAGATGAGTTCCCACTGGATAAGGAGAAATACAGTAGTAAGAACGATACCGATGGTGATGGTGTAACCGACGATATTGATGCTTTCCCGCTGGACCGCTTTGAAACCAAAGATAACAATAAAGACGGCTGGGGTGATTTTGCTTCCAGTGACGATGATGGTGATGGTACACCGGACTCTCTGGATGCAACACCGCAGGGAGAAGGCTCAGCAGGAGTAGCCTCCGCTTCGGTCAATCTGGCAGTTGATGGTGCTTCCGCGCACTGGCTGAATCTGGACCAGTTTGTCTACAACGGTGCCGATGGTGCAACCAGAAACGAACTATGGGTAGGCAAAGCTAATGGTGAACTGGATTTTAGTGATAAATCTCAGTTTGACTTCTATGCCCTGACATACCGCAATAAGGTTGATGACGGGCGTGTACCGCACCTGACAGGTCGTGATGAGTACAGTATAGGTTTGACGGCTGAAGAGGTGAAGAGCCTGTTGAAGCAGCGTCTTTATGCAGTGGCGGTGGCAGACAACGGCGAAGCCGTAGCGGCAACCAAAGTACAGACGCCTTTCCTGATTGACAGCTTATTTACTGTTGGTGACAACGATGCCGACGAGGCGAAGCAGGGGGCATGGCTGGAAGACGGCAAGGCTGAGTTCCGTCTGTGGGCTCCGACTGCCCTGAAGGTTGAACTCTATTTGTACGACGAAAACAAGCGTCCGCTGGATAATGCGCCACTTTCGATGACAGAAGATGCCGTCAGCGGTATTTGGTCCTACACCGGCGATGCGTCACTGGAAAACAGTTTTTACCGTTACCGTGTTCAGGCTTACCACCCTGCAACCGATCGTATCGAATGGATGATGACCACTGACCCCTACTCGGTATCACTGAGTACTGCCAGCCGTTACAGTCAACTTGTTGACCTGAATGGTGAAGCGAGTAAACCGGAAGGCTGGGACAGTCAGACTGTTACGCCGCAGAACAAACCGGAAGATAACATTATTTATGAGCTGCATATCCGTGATTTCAGTGGTTCTGATACTGTGGGTACTAAAGCCTATAACGGTGGTTATCTGGCATTTACTGAGAAGGAGCGCGACAGTGTTAAACAACTGCAGTCGCTGCGGGATGCTGGTTTAAGCACCATTCACCTGTTGCCGAGCTATGATATTTCGACTATCCCGGAAGAGGCTGAGCGCCGCCTGGATATGACTGATGACGCTGCCAAGCTATGTAATGCTGATACAGGTATCGCACCGAACGCTCCACTATGTGATATCGCTAAGACAGGCATTATCTCAGATATCCTGAACGGGATGGATCCGTCCAGCAGTAAAGCCCAGGAAGTGCTGGCAGATGTTCGCCTGCGTGACGGTTTTAACTGGGGTTACGACCCTTACCATTACAACGCACCGGAAGGCAGCTACGCATCAGAAAGCGATGGTCTGAGCCGTATTAAAGAGTATCGCTCTATGGTGAAGTCATTGCACGATATGGGCTTCCGCGTGGTGCAGGATGTGGTATTTAACCACACCAGTGCCTCGGGTCTGTATAACAACTCAGTGCTGGATAAAGTGGTTCCTGGCTATTATTACCGCCGCAACCCGGATAACGGCTATGTAGAGAGATCCACCTGCTGTGATAATACTGCTTCCGAACATCGTATGTTTGAGAAGTTCGTTGCCAACAGCCTGGTGATGTGGGCAGAGAACTACAAGATAGACGGTTTCCGTTTTGACCTTATGGGTCACCTGATGAAGTCGAGTATGGTCAAGGCCTATGACGCGGTGAAAGCGGTTGACGAAGACAGCTGGATCTACGGCGAAGGCTGGGACTTTGGTGAAGTGTATAAAAATGCCCGTGGTATTAACTCTTCCCAGTGGAATATGGCTGGTACAGGTATTGGAACCTATAACGACAGGATGCGTGATGCAGTACGTGGTGATCACTCGGATCCGATGAATACGAATCCTGGTTATGCCAATGCCGGTTATCGTTTCAGCGGGATGGAAGATAAGATGAACTTAATCCGTCTGGGGATGACGGGTAACTTGCAGAGCTACCTGATTCCTCTGGCCGGAAATAAGGGGGCCTTATCTGCAGGTAGTGCCTATATGTTCGGAGAGCATGGCGCAGGCTACGCCGCCGATCCGCAGGAAGCCGTAAACTATGTTTCCAAGCACGATAACCAGACTCTGTGGGACATCATCCAGTACAAAGCGTCAGATAATGTAAGTGCCAGAGACCGGGCGCGGATGCAGATCATCGGTTTGTCGACCGTGATGCTGGGGCAGGGGGTTCCGTTCCTGCATATGGGCTCAGAGTTGCTGCGTTCCAAATCCATGGAGCGCGACAGTTACGACTCCGGTGACTGGTATAACCGCGTTGACTTTAGCAAACAGAGCAACAACTGGAATGTTGGCCTGCCGCGTCAGGATAAAGATGGTGGTAACTGGAATCGCATCAGACAGGTGATCGGTAATGACAATACTGCGGCAAACGCAGAAGATATTATCTGGACGGATGCACGCTTTAAGGAGTTACTGAAGATCCGTTCCGCAAGTGAATTGTTGCGTCTGGGCACCAGTGAGGAAATTAAAGAGCGCTTGCGCTTCCATGCGGTTTGGGATAATGCCAAGCCGGGTGTGATTGTTATGAGCATCGACGATGGCGTAGAGGCGGGTGCCGATCTGGATCCGAACTATGAAGCCCTGATCGTTGCTATTAATGCCAACCGCAATGAGCAACGGATTGCGATAGACAACGCCGAGCGCATGGAGCTGCATCCGGTGCAGGTCGCTGGTCATGGTGATTTCCTGCAGTATGCGAAGGTGGTCGAGGGTGAGCTGAAGATTCCTGGTATGACAGCTGCGGTATTTGTTATCCCTCAGAAAGGTAATGAGCAGGGTACAGGCATGAGTCAGCCTCAGCTCTACCTGCGCCAGCTAACGGATGATTGGGCAACATCTGAACCGCTAACCTATAAAGGCTCAGATAAGTATGAGGCTACCTTAGCACTAACTAAAGGTGATTCATTGACCTTTAAGCTGGCGAGTGGTGACTGGACACCGGCTTATGGTGCCAGCAGCCTGACTGCGGGTGAAGGCTCTATAGGTTGGAATACCGATAGTGATGACAACCTTAAGATTACGGCAGCAGCGACGGGTGATTATACCTTTGCTCTGGATCGTGCCGGTGCGACCCTGACCATTCAAGCTCCTGAGTCGGCAATTCCTCCTTATGGCAGTGAACAGATTTATCTGCGCGGTTCTCTGACCGATTGGGATGAGGGAAGCCAAATGGATTTTATCGGAGAAGGTATTTATCAGAGCAGTGTCTATCTGCGAGCCGGAGCCTATAACTTTAAACTGGCGTCTGATGACTGGAGCAAAGTTAAGTTGGGGTATGATGAGTTGCTGCAGGGCGTTGGTGAGCTGGAGCTGTTGGATGCAAACAACGACGGTCAAATTCAGATTAGCGTTACTCAAGCCGGTTTTTATCGCTTTAACCTGGATGCGAGCGACACCAATAATCCGGTGCTTACTATTATCTCTGAGACGTCTCCGGACAGTGAGTTGCTAACCGGCGACAATAATAGTGGCGTTATGATGCAGTACTTCCACTGGTATAACAGTGAGGCTGATAACCTGTGGGATAGGGTTGCTGATGAAGCATCTAACCTGGCAGATAAAGGGATTACAGCACTTTGGCTACCACCTGCTTACAAGGCGATGCCGGAAGATGATGGTTCGCTGGGTGTCGGTTATGCCACCTACGATCTATATGATCTTGGTGAGTTCCCGCAAAAGGGGGACGGACCTACCCGCTATGGTGATAAAGATCAGTATTTAGCTGCGATTGATAGTGCCCATAATGCGGGTATCAAGATTTATGCTGATGTCGTTCTGAATCATAAGTTTGGTGCGGATAGAACACATGATGTGCCAGCGGTTCGTGTTGACTGGAACGACCGATACAAGGAAAACGGCGACAAAACTGTTGCGGCATGGACTGAGTTTGACTTCCCTGGACGGGGAGACACCTACTCAGACTTTAAGTGGACTTGGTATCACTTTGATGGTGTTGACTACGATAACAACGACAAAGAGAAGAGTATCTTCAGGTTCCGGAGCACAGGCAAGGCCTGGGATTCTCAGGTAAGTGGTGAAAACGGTAACTATGACTTCCTGATGGGAGCTGATCTGGATATGGAGCATCCTGAGGTAGTTGAAGAGCTGAAGAAATGGGGTTCCTGGTATGTGAATTTTGCCAACCTGGACGGCTTCCGTCTGGATGCCATCAAGCATATCAAGCAGGACTTCTTCAATGACTGGCTGGACTCTGTGCGTAGGGATACGGACAAGGGACTGTTTACTGTCGGGGAATATTGGCAGTACGATCTTGGCGTCTTGCAGGATTACCTGAAAGGGACCGGCTATCGCATGTCGCTATTTGATGCACCGCTGCACCTGTATTTCCACCATGCCTCTATCGGTAACGGTAACTATGATATGGGAGGATTGTTGAACGGCACTCTGATGGGTAATAATCCGGCACATGCGGTAACTCTGGTGGAAAACCACGATACCCAGGAGCTGCAATCTTTGGCGTCTCCGGTAAAGGACTGGTTTAAGCCATTGGCTTACGCCTTTATTCTGCTGCGTGAAGAGGGATACCCTAATATCTTCTATGCGGACTATTATGGAGCGGAATACCATGATAAAGGGCAGACCATCAAGATGGCTTCCCATAAATGGATTATCGATAAACTCTTGGATGCACGGAAGAACTATGCCTACGGAGTGCAGCGTAGTTACATGGATCACAGAGATATTGTTGGCTGGACCCGTCAGGGTGATAATGCGCACCCTGAAGGCCTCGCTGTACTTATCTCTGATGGACCGGGCGGCAATAAAGAGATGGACATGGGGACAGATAATGCTAACGAGTGCTTTATCGATGTCACAGGTCACCACCTTACTCATGACAGAGTATGCACCGATGCTGAAGGTAAAGGTACCTTTAAGGTGAATGGCGGCAGTGTATCGGTTTGGGTTGGTGATAATTCTGAATCGCCAGCCGGTAATCTGGATAGCCTCTATTTCCGCGGGACGCCTAATCAATGGGGAATAACACCTATGACCAGGGTTGCTGACTATACCTGGGAATTAGAGGTTGAGTTTAGCGGCGAACAAGATGATGACGGAGAGCAGCGCTTTAGATTCACCGAGACAACCGGTTGGGAAAAAAGCGTGAGTGATAGCAATTCAGACGGCGTATTGGAATGGGAAACTGAAAATAATATCTTTACCGATATTGTCGGTCGCTATCTTATCCGGGTGAACACTCAGTCTATGCATTACGAGCTAATAGAAAAATAA
- a CDS encoding DUF2867 domain-containing protein: MTKYKKILVLGASGYVGSQLIPKLLELGHTVTAASRNVDYLKARVVPHENLTYQYLDLAEKEATREAVQGHDLVYFLVHGMAHGHDFLDYELSLAINFKHALTDSCVKHVIYLSAIQPQTGNSDHLLARKKTGEILRQSKVPVTELRAGVVIGPGSAAFEIMKDFVYNLPILIAPKWVDSKANPIALENLNHYLLSLIDDSPQEHSYYEVGGPDILSYREQFAVICSATDKPFRLWSTPLLTPKMASYWLGMVTSVPSNIGRALLAGLEHDYIADSQKIRNRFPQTLISYEDSVRSSIKQEGTFIRSKVWGYDPAALNRWQPGYGYYPKNAGATITTTLTAEQLWKVIETIGSKEEGYFFANGLWRTREWLDIFVGGGVPVRRSPPGPGLKVGDHIDSWKVIRCESNRFLSLLFGLKAPGLGRLECKISDHGDCRVLDVRAWWHPQGFRGLLYWYAMMPAHLFIFKGMVKAICRKAHICVAENAAL, from the coding sequence ATGACTAAGTATAAGAAAATTCTGGTATTAGGCGCCTCGGGTTATGTGGGTTCTCAGTTAATCCCAAAACTGCTTGAGCTTGGTCATACGGTGACTGCCGCTTCAAGAAATGTTGACTACTTAAAAGCCAGAGTTGTCCCCCATGAAAACCTCACCTATCAGTATCTGGATCTGGCAGAAAAAGAGGCCACCCGTGAGGCCGTTCAGGGCCATGATCTGGTTTACTTTCTCGTTCACGGTATGGCACATGGACATGACTTCCTTGATTATGAGCTATCCCTGGCCATCAACTTCAAACACGCCCTGACTGACAGTTGTGTTAAGCATGTCATTTATCTCAGTGCGATTCAGCCGCAGACCGGCAATTCAGACCACCTTCTGGCTAGAAAGAAAACCGGCGAGATACTGCGTCAGTCAAAAGTGCCGGTAACCGAACTCAGGGCAGGCGTTGTTATCGGTCCGGGATCAGCCGCCTTCGAAATTATGAAAGATTTCGTCTATAACCTGCCAATCCTTATTGCACCTAAATGGGTGGACTCCAAAGCCAATCCCATTGCACTGGAAAACCTGAACCACTACCTGCTGTCTCTTATTGATGATTCCCCACAGGAACATTCCTATTACGAAGTTGGCGGGCCCGATATTCTCAGCTACCGGGAGCAGTTTGCCGTTATCTGCTCGGCAACCGATAAGCCCTTCCGGTTATGGTCCACTCCCCTGCTGACGCCTAAAATGGCCTCCTACTGGCTGGGCATGGTGACATCGGTACCATCCAATATAGGCCGCGCATTGCTGGCGGGGCTGGAGCATGACTATATCGCCGACTCACAGAAGATCAGAAACCGTTTCCCGCAGACACTGATTTCCTATGAGGATTCCGTCAGGAGTTCCATAAAGCAGGAAGGCACCTTTATCCGCAGTAAAGTCTGGGGCTATGATCCTGCCGCCTTAAACCGCTGGCAACCCGGTTATGGCTACTACCCGAAAAATGCAGGCGCAACTATCACCACAACACTGACTGCTGAGCAACTCTGGAAGGTAATTGAAACCATCGGCAGTAAAGAAGAGGGTTATTTCTTTGCAAATGGTCTGTGGCGTACCCGTGAATGGCTGGATATTTTTGTGGGAGGCGGAGTCCCGGTCCGGCGCAGTCCGCCCGGACCGGGATTAAAAGTGGGTGATCATATCGACTCATGGAAAGTGATACGCTGCGAATCAAACCGCTTTTTGTCCCTATTGTTTGGCCTGAAAGCACCCGGACTGGGAAGGCTGGAGTGTAAAATCAGCGACCACGGCGACTGCAGAGTACTGGATGTCAGAGCCTGGTGGCACCCCCAGGGTTTTCGCGGCCTGCTTTACTGGTATGCCATGATGCCGGCACACCTGTTTATCTTTAAGGGAATGGTTAAAGCGATTTGCAGGAAGGCGCATATTTGCGTTGCGGAAAACGCAGCACTGTAG
- a CDS encoding MATE family efflux transporter, which produces MKTTLSHVYQHTKGDFLRRLIAIAMPIALQNLMFSSRGLVDVLMLAQLGEADVAAVGVASRAMFVTTIMLVGVNMGGALLTAQYWGAGDKKGVRESTALTWVIANSFALLTVVMFMFCSKQIMGLATDSQEVITLGSEYIVITSLSMFAVACVSSMAVGLRAMHRPGISTFFSGIGILSNVFLNWVLIFGNLGMPAMGIKGAAIATVLSGAIEVVCIYSYLYAKKHLLAFGLKELAIVMDSEKVRRFLKLSLPTTFNFFAWAAGIFSYHALMGQTGVQGLAALSVMTPVDQISFSLLIGTSNAAAVLTGNSIGAKKYDAVYYQAIGLLLLSILTGIFVATLLYFVQTPILNAFTALTPETRALADKFILILCLGIVIRSVPITLVVGVLRAGGDVKYCLYQDLATQWLIGIPLTAVAAIFLGVQPQWVYALFLLEEAIKCFTCVLRLKSKRWIVNLIEK; this is translated from the coding sequence ATGAAAACTACCCTATCACATGTTTATCAGCATACGAAAGGCGACTTTCTTCGCCGTTTGATCGCTATCGCTATGCCAATTGCGCTGCAAAATCTGATGTTTTCCAGCCGCGGCCTGGTGGACGTGCTGATGCTTGCCCAACTGGGTGAGGCGGATGTTGCTGCGGTAGGGGTAGCCAGCAGAGCTATGTTCGTCACCACCATAATGCTGGTGGGGGTGAATATGGGCGGTGCCCTGTTAACGGCCCAGTACTGGGGGGCCGGTGATAAAAAAGGGGTTCGTGAGAGTACCGCGCTTACCTGGGTTATTGCTAACTCTTTTGCGTTGTTAACGGTTGTGATGTTTATGTTCTGCTCTAAGCAGATCATGGGGCTGGCAACGGACTCTCAGGAAGTGATTACCCTTGGCAGCGAGTATATTGTTATCACCTCTTTAAGCATGTTTGCCGTGGCTTGTGTAAGTAGTATGGCTGTGGGGCTGAGAGCCATGCACCGGCCGGGTATCAGTACCTTTTTCAGTGGTATCGGGATACTGTCCAATGTATTTCTTAACTGGGTGCTGATTTTCGGTAACCTGGGAATGCCAGCCATGGGAATTAAAGGGGCGGCAATTGCAACGGTTCTCAGTGGCGCCATCGAAGTGGTTTGCATCTACAGCTACCTTTATGCGAAGAAACACCTGCTGGCGTTCGGGCTTAAAGAGCTTGCCATTGTGATGGACAGTGAAAAAGTAAGGCGATTTCTTAAACTGTCACTTCCGACCACATTTAACTTCTTTGCCTGGGCTGCGGGTATTTTCTCTTATCATGCCCTGATGGGTCAGACCGGGGTACAGGGGCTGGCGGCACTTTCAGTTATGACGCCTGTGGACCAGATTAGCTTTAGTCTGCTTATTGGCACCTCGAATGCTGCTGCGGTGTTGACCGGTAACAGCATTGGAGCGAAGAAATATGATGCGGTTTACTATCAGGCCATTGGTCTGCTTTTATTAAGTATCCTGACTGGAATATTTGTTGCGACTCTGCTCTATTTTGTTCAGACGCCAATTCTGAATGCCTTTACTGCTCTGACGCCGGAAACCAGAGCTCTGGCCGATAAGTTTATTCTGATCCTGTGCCTGGGAATCGTGATTCGCTCTGTACCCATAACTCTGGTTGTTGGTGTGCTGCGAGCGGGCGGGGATGTGAAGTATTGTCTTTACCAGGATTTGGCTACTCAGTGGCTGATAGGTATCCCTTTAACTGCAGTTGCAGCCATCTTTCTTGGGGTGCAGCCTCAGTGGGTTTATGCCCTGTTTTTGTTGGAAGAAGCGATCAAGTGTTTTACCTGTGTTTTGCGCCTGAAAAGCAAACGCTGGATAGTGAATCTGATTGAAAAGTAG
- a CDS encoding ABC transporter ATP-binding protein, which yields MLKLTNLSKGYLDGGEFHPVLQGAELVVEQGEQLALMGESGSGKSTLLNLIAGLDTSDTGEIWFPDFAMHSSPEVERTAYRRDNIGHVFQQYNLLPTLNIADNIRFCRQLKGLREDSGLWRQILSALDLMPLLGRYPEEVSGGQQQRAAIARALYMEPRLLLADEPTGSLDERNAEAVMRLLTSLTRQLDCTLLLVTHSEKVAQHMNGSIRLQGGQLHVMARS from the coding sequence ATGTTAAAACTAACCAACCTAAGTAAAGGATATCTCGACGGCGGAGAGTTTCATCCAGTACTTCAGGGCGCAGAGTTAGTTGTGGAACAAGGCGAACAGTTAGCCCTGATGGGGGAGAGCGGCTCAGGAAAAAGTACACTTCTGAATTTGATCGCCGGGTTAGATACTTCTGATACCGGTGAAATCTGGTTCCCTGATTTCGCTATGCACAGCAGCCCGGAAGTGGAGCGCACTGCATACCGCCGCGACAATATCGGACACGTTTTCCAGCAGTACAACCTTCTGCCGACCTTGAATATCGCTGATAACATCCGTTTTTGCCGCCAGCTTAAAGGCCTGCGCGAAGATAGCGGATTATGGCGTCAAATTCTTTCCGCTCTGGATCTTATGCCGCTTCTTGGCCGCTATCCTGAAGAGGTGTCCGGTGGCCAGCAGCAGCGCGCTGCGATTGCCCGTGCTCTTTATATGGAGCCTCGCTTGCTTCTGGCGGATGAACCAACCGGCAGCCTTGATGAAAGAAACGCAGAAGCGGTGATGAGACTGCTTACCTCTCTGACCAGACAGTTGGATTGCACACTGCTTCTGGTGACACACAGTGAGAAAGTGGCGCAGCATATGAATGGCAGCATTCGCCTTCAGGGAGGGCAGTTGCATGTTATGGCCCGTAGTTAA